CATTGATTTATACAATGACTATGCCGTTTTGCAGGAGTATGCTGCGCCAGCTTCTATCGCTGCCCACAAGGCTGAAAAGCGGGGGCTCGAAGTCATGCAGGTTGTGCCGCAGGTTTTGAATGTGTCCAATGACAAACTGATTGTTAAACAGCGCAAACAGCAAAAAGGCAGTAACCAGTATCAAAAAATGGGTGAGTTTAAGCGAACCCTGACCGTCACCGAAGGACGGGCAAAATTCATTGTCAATTTATACGATTACCTCGATACCGGATTATTTCTGGATCATCGTCCGTTACGACTGCGTTTTTCCCAGCTGCCGGCAGGTACGCGTTTCCTAAACTGTTTTTGTTACACGGCCACGGCCAGTGTGCAGGCGGCCTTAGCTGGCGCCATCACCACCAGCGTGGATTTATCCAATACCTATCTGAAATGGGCGCAGGACAATTTTAAGCTCAACCACCTTGATCTGTCCCGGCATCAACTGGTGCAATTTGATTGCCTTGAATGGTTGAAAATGGCCCGGGATCGCTATGATGTGATTTTCCTTGATCCGCCGAGTTTTTCCAATTCCAAACGCATGGCGACGACCCTGGATATCCAGCGCGATCACGAGATGCTGATTCATGCTGCCATGCGCCTGTTAAACCCGGGGGGAAGCCTCTATTTTTCCACCAATTTAAGGCAATTTAAATTGTCGCCCATGCTAAACGGCCAGTATGCGGTAAGGGACATTTCCACTGAAACCATTGATGAGGATTTCAAGCGGAACAAACGCATTCATCAATGCTTCCTGATTGAAAAAAAGCAGGCTTGATGCCTTTCGCATCGGATTATTTATCCCCTGCGCCGGTTTTCTGTTTACACGGCTTGCAGGGGCAGGGTGTAAGGTGTGCAGTAGCAAAAAAGCGCACTTTTGCCTTGAGTTCTTCAACAATCGCTTGCGCATGCAAGGTATTGAGGGCTATTTGCGTGGTTGTTTGTTCGCGTTGATTGACTAAAAAAAGCGTGCTATCACCCTCATAAAATTTTTTGGCTTCGCCCTGTTGTACTTTTTGCGCCAGTCTCAATTCCCGGGTTAAAAGTGTGATTTGTTGAATTCCCCGCCGAATGCCAATGCGCATGTTTAAATAATCATTGTGCAACTGGTCATAAAAAAAACGTCTTGCGACTCTGATCTGGCGTAATTCGCTTTCCGCCTGAATTAAATCGCCCTTAGCCTGCCTTTGCAACAAGGGAAATTTAAAGGAGACGCCGACCATGGCGGCCTGGGGAATCAATAAAGGGTCTCCGCCGGTGCCGTTTTGCTTGAACGTGTAGGCGGTGGCATCCAGCTGGGGTAACAGTGCATTTCTTGCCAAATCACGCTTTAATTTGACGATATGGGAGTAATTAGTGAGCTTTTTAAGCTCAGGATGTTGGTGAAGCGGTACGGGGCTTTTAGTCAGCGGTGTAGAGGCCTGGACCAACGAAGGCACGGTGTATTCTCTCGGAATGACTGGTTTGCCCTTGTCATTGCGATAATAAAGCGACAGATTCACGCTGGCCTGTTCGAATAACATTCGGCCCTGGTTCAGCAGTTGCTCCCTTTGGAGTATCTGCTGTCGATTTTCACTGATGGCCAGCGTGGGCAAATCGCCCTGTTGTGCCTGCTGCTCAATGGCATGCTGGCGTTGTTTTGCCAAGTGCAGCAGTTGTTCAAATGTCTTTAATTGCAGTCCTGCTTCTACCCATTGCCAGTAAGCCTGGATGGCTTCCTGGTAGATTTTAATTCTTACAGCTTCAGCATCCTGTTGTTTCATGAGAATCAATTCGGCGGAGGAAAGTAAGGCCGTGCGCTGTTTATCAATTAACCGATCACGAAGCAAAGGCAGTGATAATCCTGCCCGGTATTCACCGCCTGAGTTGGTTAAATAATTTTTATAGTAAATGGGCCAATCCCCCTCCCCCTTACGGTAGCCCGCAAAAAGTTTGACGCCATTGTAAAAGGTAGGCACGGTAAACTGCGTATCGCCATAATTGTTGATGTAGCCGCCAGCCGGTTGGGAGCGGGTGATGGCTTTAAGCTCCGGATCAAATTGACCATGGGCTTTGATTAACTCACCCTGTGCTTTTGCGATGTCAAGGCGGGCAATTTTCACCTGCGGGTAATGGTGATTAATGCTTTGCAGTACGTCAACTAAATGGAGCATGCGGGGTTTTTGCAACGCATGGGCGCCGTGGGGAATTAGAAGGACACCTAGTCCTGCCAACGCTAATAGAACCTGATTCTTAACGATCATGGGTTTGTTTTCCCCGCTACGCTTTCAGGCGGAAAGCCATTAAACTGGCGCCATAATTCATACCAAAGCGGAACTTCCCCTAATTGAACCCAGCCATGAACGCGGACCCCTTGCCTGAGAAATTGCGGTGAAGGCCACTGCTCATCAGGCACAATCACTGCGCGGAAAAGGCCCAGTCCATTGTCTGTGGGATCAATGAACGCCACCTTTCCCCCAAAAGTACCCACGGCAATCTGAGGCCATCCGCGGAATTGAATGGCAGGCCATCCTTCAAATTGTAAGCGTGCTTTCTGATGTAAGTGGACAAAAGGAATGTCATTGCCGTCAATCCATAGTTCCACCGCGCGCGACTCGGTCTCTGGAATAATCTGCGCCAATATGTCCCCTTCCTTGACAACCACGCTCTCCTGTCCGGTTAACCGTTTAAAAATGATGCCTTTGACATGGGCTTTAATGAGCTGGGATTGCTGTCTTGCAATGCGAACATCAATAGTGACCTTATCAATATTGGCCTGTGCCAATTCATTCTGGTATTTCGTGTATTCAATTTGCGCGAGTTCGTACTGACGTTTGGAATTAATGCCTTGCTGATAGAGATTTTTTTGCCGCTTAAGGTTTGCTTCTCCAGCCAGCAACGCTCTCTCTGCGGCATCAATGCGAAGCAGGATGGCCTTTTTCTCAAGCGCCAGACGTTTCAGTAATTGCGGATCATTGTCGTTGATATCCACCAGCGGATCGCCGGGATTAACGCGCATGCCCTCATCAACATACCATTTTTTTATGCGGCCATTGATGGGCGAATTGACCGTGTGGGGCCGTTCAGTGGGAGAGAAGGCAATCACTTTGCCGCTTCCTAAAGCGAATTGTTGCCAGGGAGTGACGCTTAAAAACAAAAACAGAATCAACAGGATTAAAAAAATAACCCTGGCAATTTTGCGCGGGTTCGGTAACTTACCAATCATCTTGTCGGCATGTAACTTCATGAGAGCACCAGGCGGTTAGCAAGCGGAATAAGCTCAGGGTAACGTGTTATGATAATCAGAATGGTGTCATTCATCGCGGCTAAATGCGACAGGATGCGCTCGATGTCTTTTCGGTTTAGCTTATCCAGGGTGCCATCAATGATGAGAAGCTGAGGCCTTGCCAGCATGGCACGAATAACCATGAGTTGAACAAGCTCAAGTGGGGTAAATACGCCTTCCCAATCAAAAATAATGCTTTTTAAGCCATGAGGCTGCCGCATGATTTTATCCATGAGTCCGAAGGCGATTAACAGATCTTTGAGTCGCTCAGTGGAAAAAGACGGATGATTCAGCCTGAGGTTATCGTAAATGCTGCCGGCAAACCATTCATTATCGCGAATTAACAAGGCATGCTCGCGAAGGGAGCGTCGATGCTCTTCCAGGCAGAGGATGTTGTTGACGAGAATGGTGATTGGGAGACTGTTTTTAAATCCCAGAATTAATTCCGCGATGTATTGACCCGGTTTTGATTCATCCACACCAATCACAAGCGGCTCTCCCATGCGGCTTGACGCTTCTTTTTTATCTTGAGTCATGAGGGTAAGGCTTTGCATGGGGATAATCAATTCACTGAGTTCTGTTTTTATGGTTTCGCAGGGCAGATTTAACACGGTATCAATTTTATCTTCAGAGGCCACCAGGTCATAGTAATTTTCCAGTAAGACGCTAAAGCGTTTGAAGGTGTAGATTAAAGCCCCAAGGACAATCTCGGCGGCAACCAATTGCCCTAAACTTAATTGGTTATTGATAATTAAATACCCACCCAGGCCCAACAGCAGACTACTGGCAAAAGCGGAAAGCAGGTAAAACCCGAACTGATGTTTAATCAGCTGCCTAAAATGGGTGTTGCGCGCTTTTAAAAAGGAAACCAGACGTTTATCCACCTGATGGACGGCGTATTGATGGTAATCGTTAAAGCGGAATAAAAAGCGATTGGTGAGCAGTTCTTCCAACCAGGCACCCACCTGGTGTTTCTGCGCACACTCCTCCTTGGCACTCCGTAGCCCCCGGCG
This region of Legionella taurinensis genomic DNA includes:
- a CDS encoding TolC family protein, whose protein sequence is MIVKNQVLLALAGLGVLLIPHGAHALQKPRMLHLVDVLQSINHHYPQVKIARLDIAKAQGELIKAHGQFDPELKAITRSQPAGGYINNYGDTQFTVPTFYNGVKLFAGYRKGEGDWPIYYKNYLTNSGGEYRAGLSLPLLRDRLIDKQRTALLSSAELILMKQQDAEAVRIKIYQEAIQAYWQWVEAGLQLKTFEQLLHLAKQRQHAIEQQAQQGDLPTLAISENRQQILQREQLLNQGRMLFEQASVNLSLYYRNDKGKPVIPREYTVPSLVQASTPLTKSPVPLHQHPELKKLTNYSHIVKLKRDLARNALLPQLDATAYTFKQNGTGGDPLLIPQAAMVGVSFKFPLLQRQAKGDLIQAESELRQIRVARRFFYDQLHNDYLNMRIGIRRGIQQITLLTRELRLAQKVQQGEAKKFYEGDSTLFLVNQREQTTTQIALNTLHAQAIVEELKAKVRFFATAHLTPCPCKPCKQKTGAGDK
- a CDS encoding ABC transporter transmembrane domain-containing protein; amino-acid sequence: MSRKGMNSITEVLDKATIASIVMISVLVSLLTLSIPIAAQTLINLIAFGKLLQPVVTLSLIVLVLMLALGALTIWQSVIIEVLQQKLMVKISLNLTRQFTHLSLANFSVHHGPELVNRFFEITTLNKALASLLLYGVNLSLQLFFGLVLLLFYHPLFLVFDGFIILGILLIVFIPYRRGLRSAKEECAQKHQVGAWLEELLTNRFLFRFNDYHQYAVHQVDKRLVSFLKARNTHFRQLIKHQFGFYLLSAFASSLLLGLGGYLIINNQLSLGQLVAAEIVLGALIYTFKRFSVLLENYYDLVASEDKIDTVLNLPCETIKTELSELIIPMQSLTLMTQDKKEASSRMGEPLVIGVDESKPGQYIAELILGFKNSLPITILVNNILCLEEHRRSLREHALLIRDNEWFAGSIYDNLRLNHPSFSTERLKDLLIAFGLMDKIMRQPHGLKSIIFDWEGVFTPLELVQLMVIRAMLARPQLLIIDGTLDKLNRKDIERILSHLAAMNDTILIIITRYPELIPLANRLVLS
- a CDS encoding HlyD family secretion protein; amino-acid sequence: MKLHADKMIGKLPNPRKIARVIFLILLILFLFLSVTPWQQFALGSGKVIAFSPTERPHTVNSPINGRIKKWYVDEGMRVNPGDPLVDINDNDPQLLKRLALEKKAILLRIDAAERALLAGEANLKRQKNLYQQGINSKRQYELAQIEYTKYQNELAQANIDKVTIDVRIARQQSQLIKAHVKGIIFKRLTGQESVVVKEGDILAQIIPETESRAVELWIDGNDIPFVHLHQKARLQFEGWPAIQFRGWPQIAVGTFGGKVAFIDPTDNGLGLFRAVIVPDEQWPSPQFLRQGVRVHGWVQLGEVPLWYELWRQFNGFPPESVAGKTNP